In Williamsoniiplasma luminosum, the genomic stretch ATGGCGGGGAAAGATTTAAATCATTGTGTTCAATTTGTAACACTTCAAGGGCTTTGGAAACCAATCCTTTATTGCGACCTTGATAAGAAATCACATCATCAAAAAGGTCAGCTCAAATAATTTGAACATCCTTGTCTTTTAAAAGTTCGATAATCGTATCTTGATATTGTAAGTTATCGTGCGAAACAATTAATTTGGTTTTGGGTTTAACAATGCCTAATTTTTGAACAATAATATCTTCAATTTTTTCACCCAACACTTCAGTGTGGTCGAAAGAAATTGAAGTTAACAATGTCATCACTTGTTCAGACATTAAATTAGTGGCGTCTTTCAACCCCCCAATTCCAGCTTCAACAGCGGCAATATCAACTTTTTGATCATTAAAATATAAAATCATAATTAAAGTTCAAATTTCAAAGAAAGTTAAATTAAATTCTTTAATCTCTGGTTCAATTAATTGTAAATATTTTTTTAAATCTTCATCACTAATCATTTGACCATTAATTTGAATTCTTTCATTGTGATAAATAAAAGCAGGTGAAGTAAATAAGCCAACTTTTTGGTATTTTTGTTCAAGTGTTTTTGCAAGAAAAAGTGAAGTTGATCCTTTTCCATTAGTTCCAACAATATTAATTGTTGGAATATTTTTTTCAGGATGATTTAATTTTTTTAAAGCTTTGCCCAAGTTATATTCTTGAGCAAACCTTTGATGAACAGGAATTATTTCTTGATCAACTTTAATCATTTAAGTACCTCTTTAAATATTCACCTGTATAAGAATTTGCTACACTAGCCACTTGTTGAGGAGTTCCGGTGGCCACAATATTTCCCCCAAGTTTTCCCCCTCCGGGTCCTAAATCGATAATGTAATCAGCAACTTTAATAAAGTCTAAATTATGTTCAATTGCAATGACTGTATTTCCTAAATTCACAAGTTTATTTAAGACTTCAATTAAGCGTTTAACATCATCAATATGTAATCCTGTTGTTGGTTCATCTAATAAAAAGACAGTTTTACCAGTCGCTTTTTTCAATAAGTAAGTTGAGAGTTTAACTCTTTGTGCTTCACCCCCACTTAAAGTTGTAGCTGATTGACCAAGACGAATATAACCAAGTCCGACATCAAAAATTGCTTGCAATTTTTGATTGATTTGTGGGATATTGGTAAAGAATAATAATGCTTCTTCAATGGTCATATTTAAAACATCATAAATATTTTTGGTTTTATATTTAACTTGTAAAGTTTCAACATTGTAACGTTTACCTTCACAAACCTCACAAACAACTTCCACACTTGGCATAAATTGCATTGCAATTGTGATCACACCATCTCCTTGACAATGTTCACATCTTCCCCCAGGAACATTAAATGAAAATCTCCCTTTTTTATAACCACGGATTTTAGCTTCGTTGGTTTCAGCAAATAGATCACGGATATCATCAAAAACACCAGTATAAGTAGCTGGATTACTACGGGGTGTTTTTCCAATGGGTTCTTGAGAAATATAAATCGCTTTATCAACGTTCTCTAAACCATTGATTTGTTTGTATTGACCAGTTGTGACTGTGGTTTTAGAAATATGTTTGGTAATCCCTTTGTAAATAATATCTTCAAGCAGAGTGGATTTTCCTGAACCACTAACCCCAGTGATGCAAATAAATTTATTTAAGGGAATTGTTACATTAATATTTTTTAGATTGTTTTCGCTCGCTTTAATAATTTCTAATTTTTTACCATTTCCGCCACGAGTTTTTTTAGGCACTGGGATTGATAATTTATGGGCTAAATATTGACCAGTAATTGAATAATCAGCTTTTAAAATATCATTGTAAGTTCCGTTAAAAATAATTTCTCCCCCGTGTTCTCCCGAACCTGGACCAATATCAACAATTCAATCTGCTTGTTTCATCGTGTCTTCATCATGTTCAACAACAATTAAGGTATTTCCTAAATCCCTTAAATGTTTTAGGGTGTTTAATAAGCGATCATTGTCTTTTTGGTGTAAACCAATACTCGGTTCATCTAAAACATATAAAATTCCAGTTAGTTGTGAACCAATTTGTTTTGCTAAACGAATTCGTTGTGCTTCACCCCCACTTAAAGTTGCAGCACTTCTTGAAAGGTTTAAATAACTTAAACCAACTTCATTTAAAAAACTAATACGGGAAATTATTTCTTTTAAAACTAATTCTGCGATTTTAATTTGATTATCTGTTAATTGGATTTTAAGAATAAAATCCAATTCTTCTTCAATTGTCATTTCAGTAAATTCAGAAATTGATTTACCCCCAATTTTAATTGATAAGGCAGTTGGGTTTAATCGTGCACCATGACATGCGTTGCATGTAATTGAGGCCATAAATTTAGTGTAATATTTTCTTATTTCTTCACTTGTAGTTTCAAGATATCTACGGTTGGTTCATGTCACAACACCTTCAATATAATCAAATTTATCATAACGATTTCCGCTTGCTGAAACTAGTTTAATTTCAATTGGTTCTTCTGTTCCATAGATAATGGCTTTGTATTGTTTAGGGGTCAATTTTTCGATTGGTAATTCTTGATCGATATAATAATAATCACACAAAGTTCTGAATCTTTGTCATTCTAAATTATCAGTTCCAACAGTGTTTTTAAAGTAGGCAATTCCACCTTGTTTAATGCTCAAACTTTTATCAGGAATAATTAAATCTGCATCAGCCGATAGATTCACACCTAGTCCACTACAAGTTTCACACGCTCCCATAGGAGCATTAAACGAAAGTAATCTTGGTTCCATTTCTGGAATTGTAAAACCACAAATATTACATGAATATGATGTGGAAAAAATTTGGTCTTCTTTGTTTTTAGTATGTGGATAATGGGTTTTAATTAAGCCATCAGAGTACTTGACAGCTAATTCCATCGCGGCATACATTCTTGAATTAATCTCTTCTTCGTTTTTATAAATAATTCGGTCAATCACAATATCAATGTTGTGTCTAGTGTTTTTATCCAATTGGATTTCTTCGTTGATTTGATGAATTTTTCCATCGATTTGGACACGAAGAAATCCTTCAGTTGCGAGTTTTTCTAACTCAGTTTTAAATGTCCCTTTTTTATCACGGGCAATTGGGGCTAAAATATAAATTTGTTCTTCTTGGTTAGTGTTTTTTTGGACATTTAAAATGATTTCTTTAATTGAACTTGCTTGAATAATTCCATGTCCATTAATACAATGTGGCATCCCAACTCGAGCATATAATAATCTTAAATAATCATAGATTTCAGTCACAGTTCCAACAGTTGATCTTGGGTTGTGAGAAGTCGTTTTTTGGTCAATTGAAATCGTTGGTGATAACCCTTCAATTGAATCCACTTCAGGTTTCTCATTACCCCCTAAAAATTGTCGAGCGTACGCTGACAAAGATTCGATATATCTTCTTTTTCCTTCAGCGTAAATCGTGTTGAATGCTAAAGAAGACTTCCCAGAACCTGACAGTCCTGTGAAGACAATTAATTTGTCTTTTGGTATTTCTAAATCAATATTTTTTAAATTATTTTCTCTAGCACCTTTAATAATGATTTTATCTTTGCTCATATTTTCCTTATCTATTTTTTTGTTGTTCTAATTCAATTATTGTATCTCTTAAAGTCGCTGCAGTTTCAAAATCTAACTCTTTGGCCGCTTTCAACATATCACTTCTGATTTGATCAATTGTGTGTTGAATCAATTCTTTTTTAGTTTTAATTGATTTCATTCCTTGAACTTTTTTGACAATTTTCAAGGCTTTTTCAGTTAAAAGTGTATCGTTTAAACTTTTAACAATGGTTTTTGGGGTAATATTATTTTTTTGATTATAAGCGATTTGAATCTCTCTTCTTCTTGATGTTTCTTCAATCGCTTCTTGCATTGCCCCAGACATGGTATTTGCATAAAAAATCACAAGTCCATTGACGTTACGAGCAGCACGCCCAGTTGTTTGAATCAGGGATCTGGTATTTCTTAAAAAACCTTGTTTGTCTGCATCAATGATGCAGACTAAACTCACTTCTGGTAAATCCAAACCTTCTCGTAATAAGTTAACCCCAACAATGACATCATACACACCTTTTCTTAAATCGTTTAAGATTTCACTACGTTCTAAAGTTTTTAATTCCGAGTGTAAGTAAGCAGCTTTGACTCCGCGTTCTTGCATGTAAGTAGTTAAATCTTCACTCATTCTAATTGTTAAGGTTGTGACAAAAACTCTTTCATTTTGGTTTTTTCTTTTTTGAATTTCGTTGATAATATCTTCGATTTGACCTTCACTTTTTCGCACTTCAATCATTGGATCAACTAACCCTGTTGGGCGAATAATTTGTTGAATAAATTGATTGTTAGTTTTTTCTAATTCAAAATCTCCAGGGGTTGCTGAAGTATAAATAATTTGGTTTTGAAGTGCGAAAAATTCATCTTGATTGAGTGGTCGATTGTCCATTGCACTTGGTAATCTAAACCCATAATCGACCAAATTTTGTTTTCTTGAACGATCAGTATTATACATCCCTTTAATTTGTGAAACCATCATGTGTGATTCATCAATAATTGTTAAAAAATCTTTTTGAAAATAATCAAGTAAGGTAAATGGCCTTTGACCTGGAGCTCTAAAATCTAATTGTGCTGAATAGTTTTCAATTCCAGAGGTAAACCCAAATTCTTCTAATGATTCGAGATCATATTTTGTTCTTTGTTCGAGTCTTTCTGCTTCTAATAATAATCCGTTGTCAATGAAATATTTTAATCGTTCTTCTAATTCGACTTTAATATTTTCAATTGCTTTTTTCAGTTTATCCTTTTTGGTGACATACGCTTGAGCTGGATAAACTGTAATTGTTCTGGTTTTATTAATCACAGCCCCAGTTAAAATATCTAAAATATCAATCATTTCAATTTCGTTGTCAAACATCGAAATTCTAAACATCATGTTGGCAGTTCAACCAGGCACAATTTTGATAATGTCACCTTTAGCACTAAAAGTTCCGGGTGCATTTTCAACATCATTTCTAGTGTATCCAGTTTGGACTAAAAACGTCAACAACTCACGTTTAGATATTTTTTGATTGATGTTTAATTCAAAAAAAGCATCAGCATAATCCACTGGATTTTGACTAGCATAAATTGCTGCGACCGAAGCTACCACAATCGTGTCATTGCGAGTCACTAAGGCATTCATCGCACTCAATCTCATCATGTCTAATTCGATATTTTGGCGAGCATCTTTGTCAATGTATAAATCTTTTGAAGGAATATAAGCTTCTGGTTGAAAGAAGTCAAAATTGGAAACAAAATATTCAACTCGATTATTGGGAAATAACTCTTTAAATTCATAATAAAGTTGCATGGCTAAAGTTTTGTTGTGAGCAAGCACTAAAGTTTGACGATTCATTTGATTGATCACATTGGCCATAGTAAAAGTTTTACCAGTTCCGGTTGCACCAAGTAAGACTTGGTGCTTTTTATTTTCGTTTAATCCTTGGATCAAATCATAAATGGCATTTGGTTGATCACCAGCTGGTTTGTGGTTGGAAATCAATTGAAATTTTGTCTCTCTTGTAAACATTTTGTCTCCTTAAAACCAAAAATGACTAGATATCTTTTCTAGTCAATATATGGAGCATTTAACCGATTCTGGTTTTGCTAATTACTTCTTCTTTTTCTTCTGTTTTTGTTAATGTTTTAACTTTGATTGGTTTGGGTTTTGCTTTTTTATTAACAGCTTCACTTGAGCGAATGATCGCCATTTCTTTGGCGACATTGACAAGAATTTCTTTGGCAAAATGCAGTTGCATAATAATTTGTTCATCAGCTGGTTTTTCTTCACTCATCAATTTTTCGAAGCATTCTTCAACTTCTTCAACAGTCATTTTGTTGAAATCTGCAATCCCTAAATGTTTTGCCATCTCTTCAACTTGAGCTTGATTAATTTCAATTTCTTGTTTATTTGGGTTAGCATTAGCACCTCTGCGTTCTAACTCAATCACCAAACCTAACAAGATATCATGATGGGTTGCAATTTGTTTTTGCATTTCAGGATTGTCCTTGTTTGCTTCCATTAATTGACTAAAGATATTGTGAATATCTTCTCTGTTTAGATTTTCATTAGTCATATTATTAGCTGCTAAAATTTCATTAATGTCTTGATCAGAGATTTGAATTTGTTCAGGTTCTTCATCACGTTCAACATCTTCTCTAATTACAATTCTTGATAATTTGTCAACAACTTCAAAAGCGATCGAAACTTTAGTTTTATTAAATAAGGTTGTTGCTTGTTCAATGTATTCAGCAAGGGGATTGTTTTGCGCATATTGTTGTAAATAAATTCCAGAACGCAATTTTGAAGCAATGTTAATATGCTTGGTTCAATAATCATCAAATGAAGCTAAGATGTTTTGTCTTTCCATTTGTAAAACAACATCTTCAGGAACATCAGCAATTCTATTTTTATAGAATTTCATCATTTCTTCAGCAATTTCTTTGGCTAAAATTAGGTATTCTTTGTTTTCAAAGTCTGAGGCTTTGAAAACACCGGTTGCAACAAATTTACCATCAATGCTTTTTAATAGTTGTTTAGTATCAATTGTTTTTTCTCCACGAACAATTCGTGAATTTTTGACAATTAATTCATATGCAGTCGTGATTTGGAATTTTTTGATAACTGGTTTTTGATCAGTTGCAAATAAGATTTCATCACGTTGAGCATACATCGCTTCACGTTGTTGAGCTAAAATGTTGTCATAATCTAAAACATCTTTACGTTGATCAAAGTTCATTCCTTCTAATTTTTTTTGAGCATTAGTTACAGATCTTGTAAACATTCTTGAATCAATATGGTCATCTCCAAGTGATTTTAATCTTTCTCTTAATTTAGGAGTGGTAAAACGAACCATCATATCATCTTCCATTGAAATATAGAATTTTGATTTTCCCGGATCACCTTGTCGCCCAGATCTTCCACGTAATTGATTATCAATTCTTCTGGCTTCGTTTCGTTCAACCCCAAAAACATATAACCCACCTAAATGTTTAACTTCTTCAGCTAATTTAATATCGGTTCCACGACCAGCCATGTTTGTTGATAATGTAATTGCCCCTTTTTGACCAGCTTTAGCAACAATTTCGGCTTCTCTTGCGTGGTTTTTGGCGTTGATCATTTCAAATTTTAAATTTGCTTTTTCTAAATAACGTGAAATTTGTTCAGATGATTCAACTGAAGTTGTTCCGATCAAAATTGGGTTCCCAACTTCGTGAACAGTTTTAACATCTTGGACTAATTTCTTAAGTGCTGCATGTTTAGTTCCAAAGGTAAAATCATTTTCATCAATTCGGATAAGTGGTCTGTTGGTTGGAGTACAAATGACTCTTGTATTATAAATTTTGATAAACTCTTCTTCTTCGGTTTTTGCAGTTCCAGTCATTCCAGATAATTTGGCATATAGACGGTAAAAGTTTTGGTAAGTAATAGTTGCCAAAGTCGTTGTTTCTTCTTCGACTTCGACACCTTCTTTGGCTTGAAGTGCTTGTTGCAATCCATCAGAATAAGCGCGACCTTCCATGATTCGACCAGTAAACTGGTCAATTAAAACGATTTCATTATCACGAACAGTATATTCAACACCTTCTTTAAAAGTGAATTGGGCTTTTAAAGCATTCATGATCAAGTGGAATAATTCAGTATTATTGACATCAAATAAGTTATCTAATGAGAAGTATTCTTTGGCTTTTTGCATTCCTTGTTCCGTTAAGAAAACTTGTTTTGATTCAAGATCAATTTCTAAGTCCTCTTTTAATTTAACTGTGGTTGAAAAAGTATTGGCAATTTCATATAAGTTTTTACGATCACTATAACCACCTGAAATAATTAATGGTGTTCTTGCTTCATCAATTAAAACTGAGTCCGCCTCATCAATAATTGCAAAGTTCAAACCTCTTTGAACTTTGGCGTCAGCATCTTGGGCCATGTTATCTCTTAAATAGTCAAATCCTAATTCCGAGTTGGTTGTATAAGTTACATCTTGAGCATAAGCATCTTTTTTCATGTATTTAGGTAAGTTAGCACCATTCAATCCAACAGTGATTCCTAGTAAGTCATAAACTTGACCATTAATTTCACTATCACGTTGTGATAGGTATTCGTTAACAGTCACAATGTGGACACCTTTACCAGTTAGAGCATTTAAGTATGCAGGAAATAAACCGGTCAAGGTTTTACCTTCTCCGGTTCTCATTTCTGCAATGTCCCCACTATTTAAAATAATCGCCCCAATTAATTGAACTCGATATGTGTTTAAACCTAAAACTCTATTAGCTGCTTCTCTAACAACAGCATAAGCTTCAATTAATAGATCATCAACATCTTCACCATCAGCAATTCTTTGCTTAAATTCTTCTGTTTTTATTTTAAAATCTTCATCCTTTAAAGATTTCATTTGTGGTTCTAATGCCAAAATTTTATCAGCAATTTTACCATAGTACTTGATTCACTTTTTATCACTTGCCATTTTTTTCCCCAATCATTACTTAATCATTAATTAATTATAAAATAATTCACCAAAATAGTCATTAAAAGTGAGTAAGTATATTATGAATTACAGCAAAAAAAATGAAAATGAACTCAATATATAAGTTTAGAAAGAAAAACGTTTCCTTATAAACAAATTTGATTATCAATTTTTGCTTTTATTTTAGTTTGTAATTTGTAACTAACATGAAAAAATCTTTGTTAAAACATAAGTCAAAACAACCGCAAAAAAAGATTTATTCTTAAACAAAATTTCATAAAAATTTTAGATATAAAGTGTATATACAGAGACACTTTTTTCTTTATTTTGTCAAGGATTTTGCATGGAATTATTATGTCTTAAATGTTATAATAACTATATCTTTAGTACCAACATAATAAGGAAATATATATGTTTCGATTTGGATGAAAATCCATTGAAACAACAACAAGTTGAGGACTTCTTAGTCGATATTGGTTAATCGATGTATTAGCATTAAATAAATGTTGAGTTAATACTTAATATTTGTTTTTTATTTAAAATAGAATAGGGGGGTTAATATGAAATTAACAAAAAAATATTTAGAAGATTTAAAATTAAGAGATGCTTTTAACTCATCTCACATTGAAGGTAATACTTTAACTTTCGGTGAAACTTATTGTTTATTATTAGA encodes the following:
- a CDS encoding bifunctional folylpolyglutamate synthase/dihydrofolate synthase; the encoded protein is MIKVDQEIIPVHQRFAQEYNLGKALKKLNHPEKNIPTINIVGTNGKGSTSLFLAKTLEQKYQKVGLFTSPAFIYHNERIQINGQMISDEDLKKYLQLIEPEIKEFNLTFFEIWTLIMILYFNDQKVDIAAVEAGIGGLKDATNLMSEQVMTLLTSISFDHTEVLGEKIEDIIVQKLGIVKPKTKLIVSHDNLQYQDTIIELLKDKDVQIIWADLFDDVISYQGRNKGLVSKALEVLQIEHNDLNLSPPLGRYTILKSDPKWVIDGAHNLDGITQLIATVKQQNWNPIILFASSTYKNHQEILDLLQQNFDQVYITNFDHFKSWDIRKIKNINKVKDWQVFLKEYSNKDILICGSLYFIPLVYEWFNNRG
- the uvrA gene encoding excinuclease ABC subunit UvrA, which encodes MSKDKIIIKGARENNLKNIDLEIPKDKLIVFTGLSGSGKSSLAFNTIYAEGKRRYIESLSAYARQFLGGNEKPEVDSIEGLSPTISIDQKTTSHNPRSTVGTVTEIYDYLRLLYARVGMPHCINGHGIIQASSIKEIILNVQKNTNQEEQIYILAPIARDKKGTFKTELEKLATEGFLRVQIDGKIHQINEEIQLDKNTRHNIDIVIDRIIYKNEEEINSRMYAAMELAVKYSDGLIKTHYPHTKNKEDQIFSTSYSCNICGFTIPEMEPRLLSFNAPMGACETCSGLGVNLSADADLIIPDKSLSIKQGGIAYFKNTVGTDNLEWQRFRTLCDYYYIDQELPIEKLTPKQYKAIIYGTEEPIEIKLVSASGNRYDKFDYIEGVVTWTNRRYLETTSEEIRKYYTKFMASITCNACHGARLNPTALSIKIGGKSISEFTEMTIEEELDFILKIQLTDNQIKIAELVLKEIISRISFLNEVGLSYLNLSRSAATLSGGEAQRIRLAKQIGSQLTGILYVLDEPSIGLHQKDNDRLLNTLKHLRDLGNTLIVVEHDEDTMKQADWIVDIGPGSGEHGGEIIFNGTYNDILKADYSITGQYLAHKLSIPVPKKTRGGNGKKLEIIKASENNLKNINVTIPLNKFICITGVSGSGKSTLLEDIIYKGITKHISKTTVTTGQYKQINGLENVDKAIYISQEPIGKTPRSNPATYTGVFDDIRDLFAETNEAKIRGYKKGRFSFNVPGGRCEHCQGDGVITIAMQFMPSVEVVCEVCEGKRYNVETLQVKYKTKNIYDVLNMTIEEALLFFTNIPQINQKLQAIFDVGLGYIRLGQSATTLSGGEAQRVKLSTYLLKKATGKTVFLLDEPTTGLHIDDVKRLIEVLNKLVNLGNTVIAIEHNLDFIKVADYIIDLGPGGGKLGGNIVATGTPQQVASVANSYTGEYLKRYLND
- the uvrB gene encoding excinuclease ABC subunit UvrB, which translates into the protein MFTRETKFQLISNHKPAGDQPNAIYDLIQGLNENKKHQVLLGATGTGKTFTMANVINQMNRQTLVLAHNKTLAMQLYYEFKELFPNNRVEYFVSNFDFFQPEAYIPSKDLYIDKDARQNIELDMMRLSAMNALVTRNDTIVVASVAAIYASQNPVDYADAFFELNINQKISKRELLTFLVQTGYTRNDVENAPGTFSAKGDIIKIVPGWTANMMFRISMFDNEIEMIDILDILTGAVINKTRTITVYPAQAYVTKKDKLKKAIENIKVELEERLKYFIDNGLLLEAERLEQRTKYDLESLEEFGFTSGIENYSAQLDFRAPGQRPFTLLDYFQKDFLTIIDESHMMVSQIKGMYNTDRSRKQNLVDYGFRLPSAMDNRPLNQDEFFALQNQIIYTSATPGDFELEKTNNQFIQQIIRPTGLVDPMIEVRKSEGQIEDIINEIQKRKNQNERVFVTTLTIRMSEDLTTYMQERGVKAAYLHSELKTLERSEILNDLRKGVYDVIVGVNLLREGLDLPEVSLVCIIDADKQGFLRNTRSLIQTTGRAARNVNGLVIFYANTMSGAMQEAIEETSRRREIQIAYNQKNNITPKTIVKSLNDTLLTEKALKIVKKVQGMKSIKTKKELIQHTIDQIRSDMLKAAKELDFETAATLRDTIIELEQQKNR
- the secA gene encoding preprotein translocase subunit SecA, translated to MASDKKWIKYYGKIADKILALEPQMKSLKDEDFKIKTEEFKQRIADGEDVDDLLIEAYAVVREAANRVLGLNTYRVQLIGAIILNSGDIAEMRTGEGKTLTGLFPAYLNALTGKGVHIVTVNEYLSQRDSEINGQVYDLLGITVGLNGANLPKYMKKDAYAQDVTYTTNSELGFDYLRDNMAQDADAKVQRGLNFAIIDEADSVLIDEARTPLIISGGYSDRKNLYEIANTFSTTVKLKEDLEIDLESKQVFLTEQGMQKAKEYFSLDNLFDVNNTELFHLIMNALKAQFTFKEGVEYTVRDNEIVLIDQFTGRIMEGRAYSDGLQQALQAKEGVEVEEETTTLATITYQNFYRLYAKLSGMTGTAKTEEEEFIKIYNTRVICTPTNRPLIRIDENDFTFGTKHAALKKLVQDVKTVHEVGNPILIGTTSVESSEQISRYLEKANLKFEMINAKNHAREAEIVAKAGQKGAITLSTNMAGRGTDIKLAEEVKHLGGLYVFGVERNEARRIDNQLRGRSGRQGDPGKSKFYISMEDDMMVRFTTPKLRERLKSLGDDHIDSRMFTRSVTNAQKKLEGMNFDQRKDVLDYDNILAQQREAMYAQRDEILFATDQKPVIKKFQITTAYELIVKNSRIVRGEKTIDTKQLLKSIDGKFVATGVFKASDFENKEYLILAKEIAEEMMKFYKNRIADVPEDVVLQMERQNILASFDDYWTKHINIASKLRSGIYLQQYAQNNPLAEYIEQATTLFNKTKVSIAFEVVDKLSRIVIREDVERDEEPEQIQISDQDINEILAANNMTNENLNREDIHNIFSQLMEANKDNPEMQKQIATHHDILLGLVIELERRGANANPNKQEIEINQAQVEEMAKHLGIADFNKMTVEEVEECFEKLMSEEKPADEQIIMQLHFAKEILVNVAKEMAIIRSSEAVNKKAKPKPIKVKTLTKTEEKEEVISKTRIG